Proteins from one Akkermansiaceae bacterium genomic window:
- a CDS encoding beta-lactamase family protein, translated as MNRRQWLRLTVTGTLSGVTGCASMGGGAGGGGTFQISTATKRRLSSAGAAGYGVWQGGRMIESLNPGAELGALSLTKSIAALAVARAVSDGWLSLDGSLTDIIPEWRNDAAKSRVTIRMLVNQSAGFAPSAGPLYRGKIQDKGKVAVSLPLVDAPGTRFRYGPACWEILAEVLHRKLSADGSTLEKFIDRVTGRIGLRSRDWRKDGKGRYYLSTGAEYGVRELGKLGRTLGRLARGENDAGLDGGIFRDLASPRGANPMFGAGIWWNRNAPKAGAAAIEPERMLDGVHDPAFWNRACLSARAAAGWLAVIGSGGKRVYVLPEKDIVIARLGRAYGWNDGALLDGLEV; from the coding sequence ATGAACCGGCGTCAATGGCTCCGCCTCACCGTCACTGGCACCCTCTCCGGCGTCACCGGCTGTGCCTCCATGGGAGGCGGCGCTGGCGGCGGCGGCACTTTCCAGATCTCCACCGCCACGAAACGCCGGCTATCCTCCGCAGGAGCGGCGGGCTACGGCGTATGGCAGGGTGGCAGGATGATCGAAAGCCTGAATCCAGGTGCGGAACTCGGCGCGCTCAGCCTCACGAAATCCATCGCCGCGCTGGCCGTGGCACGTGCCGTCTCCGATGGCTGGCTGTCGCTGGACGGGAGCCTCACCGACATCATCCCGGAGTGGCGGAACGACGCGGCGAAGTCCCGCGTCACCATCCGCATGCTGGTGAACCAGAGCGCGGGCTTCGCGCCATCCGCGGGGCCGCTCTACCGTGGAAAGATCCAGGACAAGGGGAAAGTCGCCGTTTCCCTGCCCTTGGTGGATGCCCCGGGCACCCGCTTCCGTTATGGTCCGGCCTGTTGGGAAATCCTGGCGGAGGTGCTGCATCGCAAGCTTTCAGCGGATGGGAGCACCCTGGAAAAGTTCATCGACCGGGTGACCGGACGCATCGGCCTGCGCAGCCGTGACTGGCGGAAGGACGGGAAGGGCCGCTACTACCTTTCCACCGGAGCGGAGTATGGTGTGCGGGAATTGGGGAAGCTGGGCCGCACGCTCGGACGTCTGGCCCGTGGCGAGAACGACGCCGGACTGGATGGCGGTATTTTCCGCGACCTGGCATCCCCGCGCGGAGCGAACCCGATGTTCGGCGCCGGGATCTGGTGGAACCGCAACGCCCCGAAGGCAGGTGCCGCCGCCATCGAGCCGGAGCGCATGCTGGACGGCGTGCATGATCCAGCCTTCTGGAACCGCGCCTGCCTCTCCGCCCGGGCCGCTGCCGGATGGCTGGCCGTCATAGGATCAGGCGGGAAAAGGGTCTATGTGCTGCCGGAAAAGGACATCGTCATCGCCCGGCTCGGACGCGCCTATGGCTGGAATGACGGTGCGTTGCTGGATGGCCTGGAGGTGTGA
- a CDS encoding MBL fold metallo-hydrolase, with protein MLEDDFTYVLKKALRGQALSLEEIAGKSGLPAQKVASFSRGRFDPHTAAVLAEALGLSPEAYAGHLEYHPEHLDLPDIQRLILPFNGDHVNAWLVSKGGRYLLFDTGDDPDSAAAELARMKVEPSAVFLTHGHPDHISGMDAFSVQKYGPLIDGAIHVDTGAHLTLDEVTIRAVDLSGHFSPSLGYIIEGLSQPVLVAGDAIFAGSIGGCDPEHYHDAILRIKAALASLEDHTVILPGHGPPTTVGEEKRGNPFLA; from the coding sequence ATGCTTGAAGATGATTTCACCTACGTTCTGAAGAAAGCTCTGCGGGGGCAGGCTCTCTCTCTGGAGGAGATTGCCGGGAAATCAGGGCTGCCCGCGCAGAAGGTGGCTTCATTTTCCCGCGGCAGGTTCGATCCACACACCGCCGCCGTGCTGGCGGAGGCGCTGGGACTCTCCCCGGAGGCGTACGCAGGCCATCTGGAGTACCATCCGGAGCATCTGGATCTGCCGGACATCCAGCGGCTGATCCTGCCGTTCAACGGCGATCATGTGAATGCCTGGTTGGTTTCCAAAGGCGGGCGGTATCTGCTTTTCGACACCGGGGATGATCCGGACTCCGCCGCTGCGGAACTCGCCCGTATGAAAGTGGAGCCTTCCGCGGTGTTCCTCACCCACGGCCACCCGGACCACATTTCCGGAATGGATGCCTTTTCCGTCCAGAAGTACGGGCCGCTCATCGACGGTGCCATCCATGTGGATACGGGTGCCCACCTCACGCTGGATGAGGTCACCATCCGGGCGGTGGATCTTTCCGGGCACTTCAGTCCTTCGCTGGGCTACATCATCGAGGGGCTTTCACAGCCGGTTCTGGTCGCGGGGGATGCCATCTTCGCCGGCTCCATCGGGGGCTGCGATCCGGAACACTACCATGATGCCATCCTGCGGATCAAAGCGGCGCTTGCTTCCCTTGAGGATCATACCGTGATCCTGCCCGGACATGGTCCTCCCACCACGGTTGGTGAAGAGAAGCGTGGAAACCCATTCCTGGCGTGA